In the Gossypium arboreum isolate Shixiya-1 chromosome 10, ASM2569848v2, whole genome shotgun sequence genome, one interval contains:
- the LOC108489580 gene encoding mitogen-activated protein kinase homolog MMK1-like, protein MEGGGRPQPPDTQMAEAAPPQQPVYQNALPLMFPRMQIPATPSYGGRFTQYNIFGNIFEVTAKYKPPIMPIGEDAYGTVCSALNSETNESAAIKKIVNAFGNKVDAKRTLREIKLLRYMAHENVVAIRDVIPPPQRECFNDVYIVYELMDTDLHQLICCNQKFNEEHYQYFIYQILRGLKYIHSANVLHRDLKPSNLLVNENCDLKICDFGLARVNTESDFMTEYVITRWYRPPELLLYSSQYSAAIDMWSVGCIFMELFIRKPLFPGRDHLHQVRLLLELLGTPSEAEMEYVNENAKRYIQQLPNYPRQSFSEKFPNVHPLAIDLAQKMLTFDPKQRITVEEALAHPYLTALHDISDEPVCMIPFSFDFEQHALTMAQMKELVYEEALAFNPDYSLQ, encoded by the exons ATGGAAGGGGGAGGGCGACCTCAGCCGCCCGACACCCAGATGGCGGAGGCAGCTCCGCCGCAGCAACCTGTCTACCAAAATGCACTTCCTCTAATGTTTCCCCGGATGCAAATTCCCGCCACTCCTAGCTATGGCGGCAGGTTTACTCAGTATAACATTTTCGGCAACATTTTCGAGGTCACTGCTAAATATAAACCCCCTATTATGCCCATCGGTGAAGATGCCTACGGCACCGTTTG TTCTGCGTTGAATTCCGAGACAAATGAAAGCGCGGCAATAAAGAAGATAGTGAATGCGTTTGGTAACAAGGTTGATGCAAAGAGAACTCTTCGTGAGATCAAGCTGCTTCGCTACATGGCCCATGAGAAC GTTGTTGCAATCAGGGATGTAATTCCACCTCCTCAGAGGGAATGCTTTAATGATGTTTATATTGTATATGAGCTGATGGACACTGACCTGCATCAGCTAATCTGTTGTAATCAAAAGTTCAATGAAGAGCATTATCAG TATTTCATCTATCAAATCTTACGTGGCCTGAAGTATATACACTCTGCAAATGTTCTACATAGGGACTTAAAACCTAGCAACCTTCTCGTGAATGAAAACTGTGACTTGAAAATATGTGATTTTGGACTGGCTCGTGTCAACACTGAAAGTGATTTTATGACAGAGTATGTTATTACTAGATGGTACCGTCCTCCAGAATTGCTGCTATATTCTTCACAATATTCTGCAGCCATTGATATGTGGTCAGTGGGTTGCATTTTTATGGAACTGTTTATTCGGAAGCCATTATTTCCGGGAAGGGATCATTTGCATCAGGTGCGATTGCTGTTGGAG CTACTTGGCACTCCATCAGAGGCTGAAATGGAATACGTGAATGAAAATGCTAAGAGATACATTCAACAACTTCCTAACTATCCCCGACAATCTTTCTCTGAGAAGTTCCCAAATGTCCATCCTTTAGCTATTGATCTTGCTCAAAAGATGTTAACATTTGATCCTAAACAAAGGATTACTG TTGAGGAGGCCCTTGCTCACCCCTATCTAACGGCACTGCATGACATAAGCGATGAGCCTGTTTGCATGATCCCCTTTAGCTTTGACTTTGAGCAGCATGCCTTAACCATGGCGCAGATGAAGGAGTTAGTATATGAAGAGGCACTTGCATTCAACCCAGACTATTCATTGCAGTAA